A window of the Arachis duranensis cultivar V14167 chromosome 5, aradu.V14167.gnm2.J7QH, whole genome shotgun sequence genome harbors these coding sequences:
- the LOC107489242 gene encoding uncharacterized protein LOC107489242 — protein MDSQSSRSGRIRSPVKEMVCGHGERPILCTSTTKDNPSRRFWGCVYYEVQDACDFFRWADPEAGRTQQDSEIARSRKKIITLKTRLKDVEWKLRIVATLGVVGWIGFLYMLLHNPHNLRQPYGMQLIDR, from the exons ATGGATTCCCAGAGTTCCAGATCAGGTCGAATTCGATCACCTGTAAAGGAGATGGTATGTGGGCATGGAGAGAGGCCGATTCTGTGTACCTCAACAACGAAGGACAACCCAAGCCGACGATTTTGGGGTTGTgtctactatgag GTTCAGGATGCCTGTGATTTCTTTAGGTGGGCAGACCCAGAAGCTGGAAGAACGCAGCAAGATTCTGAGATTGCAAGAAGCAGGAAGAAAATTATAACCTTGAAGACAAGGTTGAAGGATGTCGAATGGAAGCTAAGGATTGTAGCTACTTTAGGGGTAGTTGGGTGGATTGGGTTTTTGTATATGTTGCTGCATAATCCACACAATTTAAGGCAACCATATGGAATGCAgttaatcgacagatga